GCGGTCTCGAAGTTCGGCGGCGACGTCGAGCTCTCGCCCAAGAAGGGCTACGTGAGCCTTCGCCGCAAGAAGCAGTTCGGCCTGGTGCAGCCCTCGACGGCCGACCGGCTGGACGTCGGCATCAACCTGAAGGGCGTCGCCCCCAGTGGCCGGCTGGAAGCCTCCGGCAGCTTCAGCGCCATGGTGAGCCACCGCGTGCGGGTGACGAAGGCCGCCGAGATCGACGCCGCGCTCATCGGGTGGCTGCGCGCCGCCTACGACCAGGCCTAGGCGCGGTCGCGGGGCAGGCGCCTGCCTCCTCGCGACGATGCGCGCTCCCTGGCGCGGGCTACTTCGCCTTCCCGCCCTTCCCCCGCTTCGCCTTCGGCGCCACCTGCGGCCCCTTCAGCCGGTCCACCTCCGAGTCGTAGAGCTTGATGGCCTCGCGCAGCACCTGCAGGGCCACCGTGCGCCCCTGCGGCTCGCTCACCACCACCTTCTTGTTCTCCAGGGCCTTGTAGTCCTGGAAGAACCGCTTCAGCTCGCGCAGCCGGTGGGGCGGCAGCTCGGAGACGTCGGTGTAGTCGGAGTAGTTGGGGTCGTTGGCGTGCACCGCGATGAGCTTGTCGTCCAGCCCCTTGTCGTCGCGCATCTTCATCACGCCGATGACCTTGGCCCGCATGATGGAGAGCGGCTGGATGACCTCGGAGCAGAGCACCAGGATGTCGAGCGGGTCGCCGTCGTCGCAGTAGGTGCGCGGCACGAAGCCGTAGTTGGCCGGGTAGTGCACCGCCGAGAAGAGGATGCGGTCCACCATGAGCAGGCCGGTCGACTTGTCGAGCTCGTACTTCACCTTCGAGCCGGTGGCGATCTCGATGACGGCCGGGATGGCGTCCTCGATGTAGCGGGGCAGCTCGACGTCGTGCCAGGGGTGGTGGGCCACTGCGGTCCTCTCGGGGTGGGCGGGGCGGCCGGCTAGATGCCGCCGCCGTGGGAGAACTTGGCGTCGCGGTTCTCGGCCTGGGTGATGCGGCTGTTGGGCGGCACCCCGGTGGTGAGCCAGACGTTGCCGCCGATGGAGGAGCCCCTGCCGATGACGTTGCGCCCCAGGATGGTGGCGCCGGCGTAGATCACCACGTCGTCCTCGACGATGGGGTGGCGATCGATGCCCTTGATGGGCTTGCCGTGCTCGTCGAGCGGGAAGCTCTTGGCCCCCAGCGTGACGCCCTGGTAGAGCCGCACCCGCGCGCCGATCTTGCTGGTCTCGCCCACCACCACGCCGGTGCCGTGGTCGATGAAGAACTTCTCGCCGATGGCCGCGCCCGGGTGGATGTCGATGCCGGTGAGGGTGTGGGCGTACTCGGTGATGATGCGCGGGATGAGCGGCACGCCCTGCAGGTGCAGCGCGTGGGCGATGCGCTGGTTGGTGACGGCGAAGATGCCCGGGTAGGCGAAGATGGCCTCGTCGCGGCTCTTGAGCGCCGGGTCGCCCTCGTAGGCCGCCTCCACGTCGGAGGCGCAGAGCCGGCGGATCTCCGGCACCTGCACCAGGAAGGCCGCCACCGCCTCGCGGGCCGCCGCGGCGCAGTGGGCGCAGCCGTGGTAGTCGTGCCGCTCCGAGAAGGCGCAGGCGCGCCGCACCTGCTCCTCCAGCGCCCGCGCGGCCTTCTCCAGCGTCGAGCCGATGTAGTAGTGCAGGCTCTCCTCGCGCAGGTCGGCGGTGCCGAAGTAGCCCGGGAAGATCACCGAGCGCAGCGCCTCCACGATCTCGATGACCGCCTCTCGCGCCGGCAGCACCGCCTGGCCGCCGGGGATGCCGGCCAGTCCGTTGGCCCCCTTGACCAGCTGCTCGACGATGTCGCGGAGGTTCACCTCCGCCGCCTTCCTCGGCTCGCTCACTTGGGCTGCTCCTCGAAGAGCCAGGTGGAGAGGTAGCGCTCGCCGGTGTCCGGCAGCACCACCACGATGAGCTTCCCGGCGTTCTCCGGCCGCTGGGCCACCTGCACGGCCGCCCAGGCGGCGGCGCCGCAGGAGATGCCCGAGAGGATCCCCTCCTCGCGGGAGAGGCGCCGCGCCCAGGCGCCCGAGTCCTCGTTGGAGACCTGGATGACCTCGTCGAGGATGGCCGTGTTGAGCACCTTGGGCACGAAGCCCGGGCCCCAGCCCTGGATCTTGTGGGGCCCCGGCTTGCCGCCGGAGATGACCGCCGAGTCCTTGGGCTCGGCGGCGATGATCCTGATCTTCGGGTTCCTGGCCTTGAGGACCTCGCCCACGCCGGTGATGGTGCCGCCGGTGCCGGTGCCGCCCACGAAGATGTCCACCTTCCCGTCGGTGTCCCGCCAGATCTCCTCGGCGGTGGTGCGCCGGTGGATCTCCGGGTTGGCCGGGTTCTCGAACTGCTGCAGCACCAGGTAGCGCGGGTCCTCGGCCGCCATGGCGTTGGCCTTGGCGATGGCCCCCTTCATGCCCTCGGCGCCCGGGGTCAGCACCAGCTCGGCGCCCAGCGCCAGCAGGATGCGCCGCCGCTCCACCGACATGGTCTCCGGCATGGTCAGCACCAGCCTCAGGCCCTTGGCCGCGGCGGTGAAGGCCAGGCCGATGCCGGTGTTGCCGGAGGTGGGCTCGAGCAGGATGGTGTCCGGGCGGATGGTCCCGGCCCGCTCGGCCGCCTCGATCATGGCCACGCCGATCCGGTCCTTGACCGACGAGAGCGGGTTGAAGCTCTCCAGCTTGGCCACCACCGTGGCGCCGGCGCCGTCGGTGATCCGGTTGAGCCGGACCAGCGGCGTGTTGCCCACCAGCTTCGTGACGTCGTCCGCGATGCGCATGTGCCGCTCCTCCGTGATGGCGGATACCACGCCGGCCTCCCCCCGGCCAGCCGGGAGGCGGGGCCCAGGGGGTCTACGCCGGACCGCCCTCCTCCGCCAGCGCCCGATCGATGTCGTCCTCGGTGGGCGCCGCCGCCCCCCCCGGGGCGGCCGCCTCGTCCGCCCCCCCGCCCTCGTCCGCGGCGGGCCCGGGGCCGCCGCCGGGCGGGTGGAAGAAGGCGTGCACCGCGGCGGCCTGCTTCTCGCCGAACCCCTCCACCAGCCGCAGCTCCTCCGGGGTGGCCTGGCGCACCCGCTTCAGGGCCCCGAAGTGGCGCAGCAGGGCCCGCTTGCGCCCGTCGCCGATGCCCGGGATGGCCTCCAGCACGCTCTGGAAGTTCCGCTCCCGCCGCAGCTTGCGGTGGAAGGTGATGGCGAAGCGGTGGGCCTCGTCGCGCAGCCGGGTCAGCAGGAACAGCTCGGCGGAGTTCTGCCGCAGCACCAGCGGGTCCTTGCGCCCGGGCAGGAAGACCCGCTCGGGCGTGCGCTCGGCCTCGGGCACGAAGCCCTTCTCGGCCGCCTCCGCCGCGTCGGCCAGCGCCCCGGCGGCCCCGCCCGCCCCGCGGCCGCGCCGGCTGCGCCGCGACACCACCCGGGTGGCGCCCAGGTCGCCGCTGACCAGCCGCGACTTGGCCAGGCCGATCAGCTCCACGAAGGGCGCCTCGGGGCTGCCCGGCACCGGCTTCACCGGCACGCCCAGGTCGCGCGCCGCCGCCAGCGCCGCGTTGAGCTGTCCCTTGCCGCCGTCGATGACGATCAGGTCCGGCAGGGCGCCCTCGGCCAGGCCGCGCCGGAGCCGCCGCACCAGCACCTCGTGCAGCATGGCGAAGTCGTCCTGCCCGGCCACGCCCTTCACCTTGTAGCGGCGGTAGCCGGCCTTGTCGGGCTCGCCGTCGCGCATCGAGACGCCCGAGCCGACCGCCAGGGCCCCCTGGAAGGTGGAGATGTCGTAGCACTCCATCCAGCGCGGCGGCCGGGCCAGCGAGAGGCCGCGGGTCAGCCCCAGCAGCGCCTCCTCGCGCCGCTCGTCGCGCTCGTGCCACTGGGTGAAGCTCTGGGCGGCGTTGCGGGCCGCCCCCTCCAGCAGCTCCACCTTGGCCCCGCGCTGCGGCGTGAGCAGGCGCACCCGGCGGCCCCGCCCCTCCGAGAGCACCTCGGCCAGCGCCTCGGCCCCGTCCGGCTCGAGCGGCAGCAGCACCTCCTCGGGCGCCGGCGCCTGCTCGTAGTAGGCCGCCAGGAACTGCGAGAGGATCTCCGGGTCGCCGGCCGCCTGCCCGCGGAACGGGAAGGCCCGCGCGTCGATGAGCCGCCCGGCCCGCATCACCATCACCTGCACCACCAGGTCCGGCCCCTCGCGGTGCAGCCCCACCACGTCGCGGTCGGCGCCGTCCCCCAGCATGACCCGCTGGGTCTCGAGCGAGCGGGCCACGGCGCGGAGCTGGTCGCGCAGCCTGGCCGCCTCCTCGAAGCGCAGGGCGCCGGCCGCCTCCGCCATGCGGGCCTCCAGCCGCGCCGCCAGCTCCGGCTCGCGCCCCTCCAGGAAGGCCACCGCGTCCTGCACCGAGGCGGCGTACTCCTCCTGCGGCACCTCGTAGACGCAGGGGCCGGGGCAGCGCTTGATCTGGTACAGGATGCAGGGCCGGCGCCGGGTGGCCAGCACGTGGTCGGTGCAGGTGCGCAGCTGGAAGTGGCGGTTGATGAGCTTGAGCGTCTCGCGGATCGACCAGGCCGAGCTGAACGGCCCGAAGTAGCGCGCCTGCGGGTCGCGGGCCTCCTTGGCCCGGCGCACCTCCAGGCGCGGGTACGGGTGGGTCGGGTCGAGCCTGAGGACGATGAAGGTCTTGTCGTCCCGGAAGACCACGTTGAAGCGCGGCCGGTGCTTCTTGATGAGCTCGTTCTCGAGGAGCACCGCCTCCTTCTCGGAGCGGGTGACGATCACCTCGATGGCGCCCAGCAGCTGGTCGAGCAGGGCCACGAAGGCCCGCTCGTCGGCCCGCGGCGCCCCGAAGTAGGAGCGGACGCGGCTGCGCAGGCTGGAGGCCTTGCCCACGTAGACCACCACCCCGGCCCGGTCCTTCATGAGGTAGCAGCCGGGGGCGGCGGGCAGGTCGTCGAGGGTGCGCTGGAGGGCGGCGTCCATGGGCGGCGCCTACTTTGTCGCGGCGCGGGCGCGCGTGCCACCCCGGCGCACGCCGCACCCGCTCCGCCCACACCGCCCAGCGCGCGGCGACCCCGCCCCGGGCCGGGGCCCGCCACCCTGGGCCCCCCGGCACCCGGCCGGTGCGTGGGTCCTCCCGGCCGACCCGGCCCAGTGTCCACGGCCGCTTCGCCCGCCCGGCGGCGCCCGGACCGGCTGGCCGCCGGCGTGCACTCCACGGCCCCATGACCAGCCTCCGCCTCGCGCTCGCGGCCGCCCTCCTGCCCCTCCTCACCGCCTGCACCGCCATCATCCCCATCGACGTGGCCCGGGAGATCACCCTGCGCTCGCCCGCCGGGGCCTTCGAGGCCACCCAGGCCATCGACCTCAGCGCCGACGAGGCGGTCTGGGAGAAGCGGGACAAGGTGGACGCCGTCTCGGTGGACGAGCTCACCGCCACGGTGGTCTGGGTGGGCGCCGGCCACCAGGCCCAGGCCGTCGACCTGGCCCTCCGCTTCCGCGCCGAGGACGCCCCGGCCGACGGCAGCCAGGACCTCGGGGTGGGCACCCTGGCCGGCCTGCGGTTCGAGGTGGGGGCCAGCGTCACCGTGCCGGGCTCGGCGGCGCTCGACCTCTTCCTGGCCGAGGTCCTCCAGGGGAGCGGCCGCTTCACCGCCATGGGCGCGGGCACCCTGGACGGGGCCGCCGACGCCGTCATCGAGCTGCGCCTGAAGGGCTCGGTGGCCTACAAGATCGCCGGGTAGCCGCGCCAGGCCGGGGCGGGCATCGGCCCCGCGGGCCCCGGCGCAAGCGCCTCAGCCCCGCGGCGCCAGCGCCGACGGCAGCCAGGGGAAGAGCTGCACCAGCTCGGGCGCGCCCTGCCACAGCGCGGCCCGCACCGCCGGCAGGGCCGAGGCGGCCAGCGCCGCCACCATGGGGCGCAGCGCCCGGTCGGCCTCGTCGGGCTCCAGGTCCACCGAGAGGTCGGAGCTGCGCCCCTCGGCCAGGTCCGCCAGCAGCTCCAGCAGCGCCGCCTCGGGCAGCTCCGGGGTGAGCCGGCGCGCCAGCTCGCGGGCCGCCGCGGCGTCGCCGGAGGCCAGCAGCGCCACGCCCAGCCGCAGCCCGGCCCGGCCGGAGGGCGGCTTGCCGGCGGCGTGTGGCAGGGCCTCCAGGGCCAGCGGCAGGTCCCCGGCCAGCAGCGCCCCCTCGCCGACCGCGTCGTGCAGCTCCGGCGGGTGGCCCCAGGCCGCCCCGTGCACGCTGGCGAAGGCCGCCACCCCGCGGGCCCCGCCGCGGGCCCGGTGCAGCGCCACCGCGGCCAGCAGCGCCTCGGGGTCGCGCGGGGCCAGCTCCAGCGCCTCCTCGGTGCGGGCCAGGGCGCCCTCCACGTCGCCGCGGGCCAGCGCCAGCCGGGCCAGCCCGAGCAGCGGCCGCACCGTGGCCAGCTGCAGGTTCTGGGTCTCGCCCGCCAGGGCGCGGCAGCGCTCGAACTCGGCCGCGGCCACCGCCGGCCGGCCCAGCGCCTCGTTCAGCTCGGCGCGGCGCAGGTGGAAGGCGGCCGAGGGCCGGACCCGCCCGGCCCAGACGTCCAGGAAGGCCAGGGCCTGGCCGGGCACGCCGCGGTGCAGCCCGTCGGCCACCAGCGCCACCAGCTCGCCGCCGAAGTGGGCGGTGCGCAGGGGCTCCGGGTAGGCCCGGATGGCCGCCACGGCGTCGCCGGCGGCCCGCCACCAGAGCCCCCGGTCACCCCAGAAGCGGGCCTGCTCGAGCCGCTTGAAGTGGGCGTACAGGTCGGCCGGGTCGGCGGCCAGCACCTTCTCCAGCAGCGCCACGTCGCGCCCCTTCTTGTCGCGCGCCGAGGCCCGGGCCCGCACGTAGCCCAGGTGGTCGACGAAGCCGTCCAGGTGGACCTGGCGCCGCCCGGTCCGCCCCAGGTAGGCCCGCACCGCCTCGCCGACGTCCTCGTGCACGGCGTGGCGGAACAGGATGGCCGGGTCTCGGCGGAACAGGCGCAGCAGCCGGGTCTCGCGCAGGTGGCCGTGTGGCAGGCGGTTGCGCATGAGCACGGTGGCCGCGCCGGCCCGCTGGTCCTCCAGCACGGCGCGGGCCGAGGCCACCAGCTCCGGCGAGACCAGCTCGTCGGCGTCCAGCACCACCACCCAGTCGCCGCTGGCCGCCTCCAGGGAGACGTTGCGGGCCGCCGAGAAGTCGCCGGTCCACTCGCGGCGCAGCAGCCTGGCGCCGGCGGCCTCCAGCAGCCGCGGGGTCCGGTCGGTGGAGCCGGTGTCCACCGCCACCAGCTCGTCCCACAGGCCGCGGGCGTGGTCGAGGAAGCGTGGGAGGAGCTCCTCCTCGTCTCGCAGGATCATGCAGAGGGACAGGCGCGCGGCCATGGGCGCCCAAGAGACCACGGGAGGGGTGCGGTGTCGACCTCGGGCGTGTCCCGGGTGGGCGCCGCCCCCCTGCTCGCGGCGATCGGTGGCAGACTGCCGCCGCTCTCCGACCGAGGACCCCTCGATGGCACGTCGCACCAGCCGCACCCCGCCTCGCACCCCGCGCGCCCAGGCCCACCGCGCCTCGAAGGCCGGCCGCCCCGCCGCCCGCCCGCCGGCCTCGGGCGCCGCCACCCGGACCGCCAGGCGGCCCGGACCGCGCGGCCGCGCCGAGGCCCCCGAGCCGGTGCTGGACAGGTTCCTGCGCTACGCCGTCATCGACACCCAGTCGGCCGAGGACGCGCCGCAGGTGCCCAGCACCGGCGGGCAGCTCGACCTGGCCCGGCTGCTCCAGGCCGAGCTGCTGGCGCTCGGCGCCCGCAAGGTCCACCTGGGGCGCCACGGCTACCTGATGGCGGCCATCCCGTCGAACCTGCCGCCGGGCCACCCGGCCCGCGGCCGCGTCCCGCGGGTCGGCCTGGTGGCCCACCTCGACACCTCGCCGGCCGCGCCCGGCGCCGGGGTCCGGCCGCAGCTCCTGACCTACCAGGGCGGCGACCTGGCGCTGCCGGGTGACCGGTCGGTGGTGCTGCGCGCCGCCGAGAACCCGGCCCTGGCCGCCGAGGTGGGGCGGCGCATCGTCACCAGCGACGGCACCACGCTGCTCGGGGCCGACGACAAGGCCGGCGTGGCGGTGATGATGGCGCTGGCCGAGGCGCTGCTGCGCCCGGGCGCGCCGCCGCACGGCGAGGTGCGGCTGGCCTTCACGCCCGACGAGGAGGTCGGGCGCGGCACCAGCCACTTCGACCTGGCCCGCTTCGACGCCGAGGTGGCCTACACGGTGGACGGCGACGGCACCGGCGAGCTCAACCGCGAGACCTTCAGCGCCGACGCCGCCACCGTCACGGTGACCGGTCGCTCCATCCACCCCGGCCAGGCCAAGGGGGTGCTGGTGAACGCGCTCAAGGCGCTGGCCGACGTGATCGTGCGGCTGCCGCCGGCGCTGTCCCCGGAGGCCACCGAGGGGTACCAGCCCTTCATCCACCCGCACGGCGCCGCCGGCGACGAGGGCCGGGCCACCCTGAAGCTGCTGCTGCGCGACTTCGAGACCGAGGGGCTGGCCCGGCAGCGCGCCGTGCTGGAGGGCATCCTCGCGCAGGTCCGCCCGCTCCACCGCGGGGCGCGCCTGGAGCTGTCGATCACCGAGTCCTACCGCAACATGAAGGTGGTGCTGGACGGCGCGCCGCGCGTCACCGCGGCGCTGGAGGAGGCCACCCGCCGCGCCGGGGTGGAGCCGCGCTGGTCCCCGATCCGCGGCGGCACCGACGGCTCGCGGCTCTCGGCCATGGGGCTGCCCACGCCCAACTTCTTCGCCGGGGGCCACAACTTCCACGGCAAGACCGAGTGGCTCTCGGTGGCCGGGCTGGAGGCCTCGCTGGCCACCGCGCTGCAGCTGCTGCAGGTCTGGGTCGAGGTGTCGGCGGCCTGAGCGGCGCCGGCGCGGTCCCGCGCTGGCGCGCGCCAGGCGGGCTCCCGCGCTCCTGGCCCGCTGCCCCTGGGGCGCGGCGCCGGGCCACCCGCGCACCGCCTCCACGCACCGACGGTACGGCCAGGGGAGGCCCGGGCGCCCCCGCGTCCCCCGCTCATGCGACACCGGCCGTGGCGTCCCACGCGTCCCGTTGCCGCACCCCATCGGCGACCCACCCACTTCACCTCCGGTGGTGGCCTATCATGCCCTTGCTGCATCAACGACCACGCCGCGTGACCGACTTCATCGCCAATCCGCGCAGGGCCTTGCGCCTGCAGCTCCGCTGCGCCGCCCACATCCAGGCGGACGGCGAGGTCTGCCTCGGCACCACCGAGGACCTCGGCGCGCGCGGCTGCCGCCTGGTGGCGCCCACCCGCCTGGCCGCCGGCAGCCAGCTCCAGCTGCGGCTCACCTGCGAGGGGGCCAGCGGGCCGCTCGCGCTGCGCGCCGCGGTGGTGTGGGAGGAGCCCGGCCCACCCTGGCGCCACGGCGTGGTGTTCGCGGCGGGCGACCGCGGGCGCGCCGAGACCTGGTTCGACGAGCTGGCCGAGCACCACTCGGAGCTGCTGCACCTGGTGCGGGTGCCCGACCGGCTGGAGCTGAAGGCCCGCCTCTACGTGACCGCGGCGCCGGCCACCGCCCCCGCGCTCGGCGACGAGGAGAAGGTGGTGCTGCGGCTCGCCTGCGGCCAGCCCACCCTGGGGCAGCTGCAGCGCGTGCTCGGCCCCGACTGGTCGCGGGCGCAGCGGGCCCTCTTCGCCCTCATCGGGCGCGGCACGGTCACGCTCGACGCCCTCGAGGCGGCCGACCCGGTGGGGTGGCGCTCCCTGCTCGACGCCGGGGGCCGCGGCCGCCAGTACCGGGCCTGAGCGGCCGGGCCGGCCTACGGGCGGCCGGCCCCGCCGGCGAAGGTGTCGCAGGCGTCCGGATCGCCCCCCTCGAAGCCGCGCCGGAACCAGCGGGTCCGCTCCGCCGACGAGCCGTGGGTGAAGCTCTCGGGCGCCACGCGCCGGCCCGCCTGCTGCTGCAGCCGATCGTCGCCGATGGCCGCGGCGGCGCCCAGGCCCGACTCCAGGTCGCCCGGGTCGAGCAGCCCGCGCGCCCGGGCGGCGTGGCCCCAGACGCCGGCCAGGCAGTCGGCCTGCAGCTCCAGGCGCACCGAGAGGGCGTTGCGATCCTGCGGGCGGCGGCGCTGCGCCTCGCGGACCTTGTCGTCGATGCCCAGCAGGTGCTGCACGTGGTGGCCCACCTCGTGGGCGATGACGTAGGCCTGGGCGAACTCGCCGGGCGCGCCGAAGCGGGTGCCCAGCTCCCGGTAGAAGCCGAGGTCGAGGTAGACCCGCTGATCCGCCGGGCAGTAGAAGGGGCCCATCTCCGCGCCGGCCTCGCCGCAGCCGGAGCGGACCTCGTCCCAGAAGAGCACCAGCCTGGCGTCTCGGTAGCGGTCCGGGCCGCGCCCCAGCTTCTCCCCCCAGGTCCGCTGCGCGTCGTTGAAGGAGGCCACCGCCACCTTCTCCAGGGCCGCCTCGGCCTCGGCGCGCGCCCCGGTGGCGGGGCCGACCGGGGCGCCGGCGGCCGCCGCGGGGTCGTCGGCGGCGCCGCCCAGCACCGCGAACAGGTCCTGCTTGAAGACCAGCGAGAGGACCAGCACCACCAGCGTGCCGCCCACCCCCAGCTTGGCTCCGGCGCCGCCCAGGCGGGCGCCGCGCCGGTCCTCCACGTTGCTGCGGTCGCCGTCGTCCCCGAGCCGCATGCTGCCTCCCCCGCTGGTGTCCGCGGACCCTACCGCCGGCCCGCCGCGCCATCAACCACGGGGCGGGGCGCCCGGCCCGTACGCCCGGTCCGCCCCGCCCGGTGGGGCCACCGGCCCAGGCGGCCGGCCGCGGGCAGGAGCGGCACCTCGCCGCGTCGAAGGCCGTTGACCCCCCCGGGACGGTTGCCGCACCATGGCGGCGTGCCGACCACCTCGCGCCGCCTCCCCCGCCCCCCGCCGGGCGCAGCGGGCCTCGCCCGCTGGCTGACCACCGCCGCGCTGCTCGGCGCCCTCGCCTGTGCCTCGCCCTCCGGGCCGGGCGGCGGCGGCCGCGGCGCCGCGCCGCCGGAGGCCACCACCAACCCGTGCCTGGCCTGCCACGCCACCACCGTGGACGCGGCGCGCGCCCGCGCCGTACTCCACGCGCCCTTCCGCCCCGGCCGGTCCTGCAGCGGCTGCCACACGCCGCACGACGGCGCCGCCGGCGCCGCCCCGGTGGGCAAGGTGGCCGCCTGCACCGAGTGCCACCCGCAGCCGCGCTTCGCCGTGGTGCACGGGCGGGCGCCGGCCGGCCGGCCCCGCTGCACCACCTGCCACGCCCCACACGCCGCCAACCAGCCCCGCCTGCTGCGCGCCGCGCTGCCCGGCCTGTGCACCGAGTGCCACGCCGACCTGGCCGGCAGCCACGGCGGCTACCCGGTGGCCACCGTGGCCTGCGACCGCTGCCACGGCCTGCACGGCGGGGGCGACAAGCTCCTGCGCGCCACGGTGCACCCGGTGGCGGCCGACTGCGGCTCGTGCCATGCGGGCCCGGCCACGGCGGCGCCCTTCGCCCGGAGCGCGGCCGAGCCGGCGCTGTGCCACCAGTGCCACGACGACGCGGCCGCCGACGCCGCCCGGCCGGTGGTGCACCGGCCGGTGCGGGAGCGCTGCACCAGCTGCCACTCGCCGCACGCCACCACCCAGCCCGCGCTGCTCACCGAGGCGCCGCGCACCCTCTGCCTCGGCTGCCACCAGGCCATCCAGGCCAAGGTGGCCGGCGCGCCCCACCGGCCCGCCGGCGAGGGCAAGTGCCTGGCCTGCCACGCCCCGCACGCCACCGCCCAGCCGGCCCTCCTGCGGCAGCCCCCCGGCCAGCGGTGCGGCGCCTGCCACACCCAGGTGGCCGCCTGGGGCGCCCGGCGCGACGCCCACGCCCCGGTGCGGGAGGGGCGCTGCGAGGCCTGCCACGACCCCCACGGCGGGGCCACCCACCTGGTGCGCCAGGCCGCCGAGCCGCTCTGCCTGTCCTGCCACCGGCAGGGCGCCCCGGCCTGGAGGAAGGACAGCCGGGTGCACGCGCCGGAGCCGCGCGGCGCCTGCCTCGACTGCCACGCGCCGCACGTCTCCGAGCACCCGCGCCTGCTGGCCAGGCCGCCCGGGGCGCTGTGCGTCTCCTGCCACGGGACGCCGGCCGCCATGCGCCCCGGCGTGAAGCTGCACGTGGCCTTCACCGGCGGCGACTGCCTGACCTGCCACGAGCCACACGCCGGCGGGAAGGCCAGCCTGCGCGGGGACGGCGCCGACGTCTGCCTGGCCTGCCACCTGGGCGTGCGCAAGACCTGGGCCCGCGCCGCCTCGGTGCACCCGCCCTTCGCCGACGGCCCCTGCAGCGCCTGCCACGACGGCCACGGCACCGCCCAGCCGCGCATGCTGCACCAGCCCGAGCGGCAGCTCTGCCTGGGCTGCCACGACGACCTGGCCACCGCCCTCGGCAAGGCCGGCGCGGTGGTCCACCCGCCGGCCCGGGACGGGTGCCTCACCTGCCACCGCGCCCACGCCGCCAGCGAGCCCTCCCTGCAGCGGGACCGGGCGCCGCGCCTCTGCGCCCGCTGCCACGACCTGGCGGGGCCGGCCTTCGCGGCCCGCCACGGCGGGTTCGACGCCTCGGCGGCGCGCTGCACCGGCTGCCACGAGCCGCACAGCGGGGCCGCCAAGGGGCTGCTGCGGGCCCAGCTCCACCCGCCCTTCGAGGAGGGGAGCTGCGGCGCCTGCCACTTCCCGGTGCCGCCACCGCCGGCCGCCCCGCCCAGGCCCGACCTCCTGCCCGGCGGGCTGGCGCGCTGCGCCGACTGCCACGACTTCGACGCGCTGGTGGCGGCCCGGGGGGCCCACCAGCCGGTGGCCACCGGCGCCTGCTTCGGGTGCCACTCACCCCACGCCGCCTCGGAGCCCCACCTGGTCCGGGAGGCCGGCGACGCGCTCTGCGCCCGCTGCCACGTGACCGGTACGCCGGCCTTCGCGGCGGCCCACGGGCCCAGCGGAGGCGCGGGGCGCTGCGCCAGCTGCCACCCGCCGCACGCGCCGCGCCCGGCGCCGCCGCCCAGGAAGCGCTGAGCCGGGCGCCGAGCGGGCGCGGCCGGGGGCGGGCGCTGGCGCCGAGTCCGGGCCGGGGCGCGAGCCCGCGGCGCGCCGCTACCCGAGCAGCTTGAGCGCCAGCTGCGGCATCTGGTTGGCCTGGGCCAGGACCGAGACCCCGGCCTGGCTGAGGATCTGGCTGCGCGACATGCGGCTGGTCTCCTCGGCCACGTCCACGTCCCTGATGCGGCTGTTGGCCGCCGACAGCGACTCCGAGTAGGACTGGATGGTGGTCACCGCGCTCTGCAGCCGGTTGCCGGTGGCGCCGAGGGTGGACCGGGCGGAGGAGACGGCGCTCAGCGCGCTGTCGATGGTGGCGAGCGCGGTCCGGGCCGAGGCCTTG
This DNA window, taken from Anaeromyxobacter sp., encodes the following:
- the pepT gene encoding peptidase T produces the protein MARRTSRTPPRTPRAQAHRASKAGRPAARPPASGAATRTARRPGPRGRAEAPEPVLDRFLRYAVIDTQSAEDAPQVPSTGGQLDLARLLQAELLALGARKVHLGRHGYLMAAIPSNLPPGHPARGRVPRVGLVAHLDTSPAAPGAGVRPQLLTYQGGDLALPGDRSVVLRAAENPALAAEVGRRIVTSDGTTLLGADDKAGVAVMMALAEALLRPGAPPHGEVRLAFTPDEEVGRGTSHFDLARFDAEVAYTVDGDGTGELNRETFSADAATVTVTGRSIHPGQAKGVLVNALKALADVIVRLPPALSPEATEGYQPFIHPHGAAGDEGRATLKLLLRDFETEGLARQRAVLEGILAQVRPLHRGARLELSITESYRNMKVVLDGAPRVTAALEEATRRAGVEPRWSPIRGGTDGSRLSAMGLPTPNFFAGGHNFHGKTEWLSVAGLEASLATALQLLQVWVEVSAA
- a CDS encoding PilZ domain-containing protein encodes the protein MTDFIANPRRALRLQLRCAAHIQADGEVCLGTTEDLGARGCRLVAPTRLAAGSQLQLRLTCEGASGPLALRAAVVWEEPGPPWRHGVVFAAGDRGRAETWFDELAEHHSELLHLVRVPDRLELKARLYVTAAPATAPALGDEEKVVLRLACGQPTLGQLQRVLGPDWSRAQRALFALIGRGTVTLDALEAADPVGWRSLLDAGGRGRQYRA
- a CDS encoding neutral zinc metallopeptidase, with the translated sequence MRLGDDGDRSNVEDRRGARLGGAGAKLGVGGTLVVLVLSLVFKQDLFAVLGGAADDPAAAAGAPVGPATGARAEAEAALEKVAVASFNDAQRTWGEKLGRGPDRYRDARLVLFWDEVRSGCGEAGAEMGPFYCPADQRVYLDLGFYRELGTRFGAPGEFAQAYVIAHEVGHHVQHLLGIDDKVREAQRRRPQDRNALSVRLELQADCLAGVWGHAARARGLLDPGDLESGLGAAAAIGDDRLQQQAGRRVAPESFTHGSSAERTRWFRRGFEGGDPDACDTFAGGAGRP